The following coding sequences lie in one Lysobacter capsici genomic window:
- a CDS encoding M13 family metallopeptidase, translating into MKSSPLLLSLAIAAALAACSKPETPAPAAGTPAAKPAEATTLTIDESKLPQPVHFAVGDLDPAKNACDNLGEYVNGRWFAANPIPGDRSSWGVSDVLAERSLAVQHQLAQQAAADPKASGVEKLIGDLWSTGMDEAKINAQGLAPVQADLAAIAALDSPEKIAAYLRSSAAQGHNVVFGFGAEADFKNSSMNMAFATQGGLGLPDKGYYFDKDKHDKLAAYQQHIAKVLELSGVAAADAAQQAKAVIDFETRLARASLSSEQLQRDVALYYQPISVAAANELTPNFSWTKFFESQGVATPAQFSLAMPDFHKEVSKMIADTPAATWQAYLRYHTVDDASPYLADTFVAEHYEFHNKTMRGQKEPKARWKRVLGDIDDQAGEAMGQLYVKVAFPQQSKAQMETLVQGLRTALKARIENLSWMSDETKKKALEKWASFTPKIGYPDKWRDWSGLKTDRDSYYANAQAANRFNYQWNLSKIGKPVDKTEWGMSPQTVNAYYNPLQNEIVFPAAILQPPFFDPKADEATNYGGIGAVIGHEMTHGYDDQGSRFGPDGNFNNWWTPADAKGFAERSEKLVHQFDGYQAAPGLKVNGKLTLGENIADLGGLATALDAMRLAVGDTPDPKTDGLSRDQRFFYSFATSWRDRYTPDMLKVLVNSDPHAPSDFRAIGAPSNLPAFAAAFSCKAGQPMVRGAAEQVVIW; encoded by the coding sequence ATGAAATCGTCCCCCCTGCTGCTGTCGCTGGCGATCGCCGCCGCGCTCGCCGCCTGCAGCAAGCCCGAAACCCCGGCCCCGGCCGCGGGCACGCCCGCCGCCAAGCCCGCCGAGGCCACCACGCTCACGATCGACGAAAGCAAACTGCCGCAGCCGGTGCACTTCGCCGTCGGCGACCTGGACCCGGCCAAGAACGCCTGCGACAACCTCGGCGAGTACGTCAACGGCCGCTGGTTCGCCGCCAATCCGATCCCCGGCGATCGTTCGTCCTGGGGCGTGTCCGACGTGCTGGCCGAACGCTCGCTCGCGGTGCAGCACCAACTCGCGCAGCAAGCCGCCGCCGATCCCAAGGCCAGCGGCGTGGAAAAACTGATCGGCGACCTGTGGTCGACCGGCATGGACGAAGCCAAGATCAACGCCCAGGGCCTCGCGCCCGTGCAGGCCGACCTGGCCGCGATCGCCGCGCTCGACAGCCCGGAGAAGATCGCCGCCTACCTGCGCAGCAGCGCCGCGCAGGGCCACAACGTGGTGTTCGGTTTCGGCGCCGAGGCCGATTTCAAGAATTCCTCGATGAACATGGCCTTCGCCACCCAAGGCGGCCTGGGCCTGCCCGACAAGGGCTACTACTTCGACAAGGACAAGCACGACAAGCTCGCCGCCTACCAGCAGCACATCGCCAAGGTGCTGGAGCTGTCGGGCGTCGCCGCTGCCGATGCCGCGCAGCAGGCCAAGGCGGTGATCGATTTCGAAACCCGCCTGGCGCGCGCGTCGCTGTCGAGCGAACAACTGCAGCGCGATGTCGCCCTGTATTACCAGCCGATCAGCGTCGCCGCCGCCAACGAACTCACGCCGAATTTCTCCTGGACGAAGTTCTTCGAATCGCAGGGCGTGGCGACGCCGGCGCAGTTCTCGCTGGCGATGCCCGACTTCCACAAGGAAGTCAGCAAGATGATCGCCGACACGCCGGCGGCGACCTGGCAGGCGTATCTGCGTTATCACACCGTCGACGACGCCTCGCCGTACCTGGCCGACACCTTCGTCGCCGAGCATTACGAGTTCCACAACAAGACCATGCGCGGGCAGAAAGAACCCAAGGCGCGCTGGAAGCGCGTGCTCGGCGACATCGACGATCAGGCCGGCGAAGCGATGGGCCAGTTGTACGTCAAGGTCGCGTTCCCGCAGCAGTCCAAGGCGCAGATGGAAACGCTGGTGCAGGGCCTGCGCACGGCGCTGAAGGCGCGGATCGAGAATCTGAGCTGGATGAGCGATGAGACCAAGAAGAAAGCGCTGGAGAAGTGGGCCAGCTTCACCCCGAAGATCGGCTATCCGGACAAGTGGCGCGACTGGTCGGGGCTGAAGACCGACCGCGACAGTTACTACGCCAACGCCCAGGCCGCCAATCGCTTCAATTACCAGTGGAACCTGAGCAAGATCGGCAAGCCGGTCGACAAGACCGAATGGGGCATGTCGCCGCAGACGGTCAACGCGTACTACAACCCGCTGCAGAACGAGATCGTGTTCCCGGCCGCGATCCTGCAGCCGCCGTTCTTCGACCCCAAGGCCGACGAGGCCACCAATTACGGCGGCATCGGCGCGGTGATCGGCCATGAGATGACCCACGGTTACGACGACCAGGGTTCGCGCTTCGGCCCCGACGGAAATTTCAACAACTGGTGGACGCCGGCCGACGCCAAGGGTTTCGCCGAGCGCAGCGAAAAACTGGTGCATCAGTTCGACGGCTACCAGGCCGCGCCTGGGCTGAAGGTCAACGGCAAGCTCACCCTCGGCGAGAACATCGCCGATCTCGGCGGCCTGGCCACCGCGCTCGATGCGATGCGGCTGGCGGTCGGCGACACGCCCGATCCCAAGACCGACGGCCTCAGCCGCGACCAGCGCTTCTTCTACAGCTTCGCCACCAGCTGGCGCGATCGCTACACCCCGGACATGCTCAAGGTGCTGGTCAATTCCGATCCGCACGCACCGAGCGATTTCCGCGCGATCGGCGCGCCGTCGAACCTGCCGGCGTTCGCCGCGGCGTTCTCGTGCAAGGCCGGCCAGCCGATGGTGCGCGGGGCGGCGGAGCAGGTCGTTATCTGGTGA
- a CDS encoding MBL fold metallo-hydrolase RNA specificity domain-containing protein: MRVHFHGAAGEVTGSLHEVEAAGHRILLDCGMIQGSPEAELRNLDPFAFDAATLDALVISHAHIDHIGRVPLLVKRGFRGPIFAQAATADLMRIMLLDSASIAESEAERGNRRRAHGEPERLPLYTRDDVEATMQRVQPLPYDTRCEILSGVTVQFREAGHILGSSVVELFADGRKLVFSGDLGPKGTPILRDPAPIDSADLVLMESTYGDRLHKDRAETILELGRILDAAWNDGGNVLIPAFAVGRSQELLYWFAKYWDEWNVGRFKIFLDSPMASKVVGVYDRHVELFDEDALRVWKQKPDPFHLPNLQLTESAQESMAINQIERGAIVIAGSGMANAGRILHHFKHNLGKPQTHVVFVGYQAEGTIGRRLVEGAKWVRIHGRDTRAEAQRHTIGGLSAHTDQNGLIEWYGNIEGHPPLVLVHGEDKAREALAGEIGERFGTKVALARPGMTLDV; the protein is encoded by the coding sequence ATGCGCGTCCACTTTCACGGCGCCGCCGGCGAGGTCACCGGCTCCCTGCACGAAGTCGAAGCCGCCGGCCATCGCATCCTGCTCGACTGCGGCATGATCCAGGGCAGCCCCGAGGCCGAACTGCGCAATCTCGATCCGTTCGCGTTCGATGCGGCCACGCTCGACGCGCTGGTGATCAGCCACGCCCATATCGATCACATCGGCCGGGTGCCGTTGCTGGTCAAGCGCGGTTTTCGCGGGCCGATCTTCGCCCAGGCCGCGACCGCCGACCTGATGCGGATCATGCTGCTGGATTCGGCCTCGATCGCCGAAAGCGAAGCCGAGCGCGGCAACCGCAGGCGCGCGCACGGCGAGCCCGAACGGCTGCCGCTGTACACCCGCGACGATGTCGAAGCGACCATGCAACGGGTGCAGCCGCTGCCTTACGACACGCGCTGCGAGATCCTGTCGGGCGTGACGGTGCAGTTCCGCGAAGCCGGGCACATCCTGGGTTCGTCGGTGGTCGAGTTGTTCGCCGACGGCCGCAAGCTGGTGTTCTCCGGCGACCTGGGACCGAAAGGCACGCCGATCCTGCGCGACCCCGCGCCGATCGACAGCGCCGACCTGGTGCTTATGGAATCGACCTACGGCGATCGCCTGCACAAGGACCGCGCCGAAACCATCCTCGAACTCGGCCGCATCCTGGACGCGGCCTGGAACGACGGCGGCAACGTGCTGATCCCGGCGTTCGCGGTCGGCCGCAGCCAGGAGCTGCTGTACTGGTTCGCCAAGTACTGGGACGAGTGGAACGTCGGCCGGTTCAAGATCTTTCTCGACAGCCCGATGGCGAGCAAGGTGGTCGGCGTGTACGACCGCCATGTCGAACTGTTCGACGAAGACGCGCTGCGGGTGTGGAAGCAAAAACCCGATCCCTTCCATCTGCCGAACCTGCAGCTGACCGAATCGGCGCAGGAGTCGATGGCGATCAACCAGATCGAACGCGGCGCGATCGTCATCGCGGGGTCCGGCATGGCCAACGCCGGCCGCATCCTGCATCACTTCAAGCACAACCTGGGCAAGCCGCAGACCCACGTGGTGTTCGTCGGTTACCAGGCCGAGGGCACGATCGGGCGGCGGCTGGTCGAGGGCGCGAAGTGGGTGCGCATCCACGGTCGCGATACTCGCGCAGAAGCGCAGCGCCACACCATCGGCGGCTTGTCGGCGCACACCGACCAGAACGGCTTGATCGAGTGGTACGGAAACATCGAAGGCCATCCGCCGCTGGTGCTGGTGCATGGCGAAGACAAGGCGCGCGAGGCGCTGGCCGGGGAAATCGGCGAACGCTTCGGTACCAAGGTCGCGCTCGCGCGGCCGGGCATGACGCTCGACGTGTAA
- a CDS encoding M24 family metallopeptidase — MDTEHGNTHDKERVGAIFDSAAMLHARAMTWQAIERIRAQIHPGMLESQARALGQRTLVELGMGRIWHPLLIRFGANTLKTFRERSDGDPALGENDIYFIDMGVVWDGHEGDSGDTFVTGDDAQMHACAAAARTLYDRVHDYWKHERVAGPALYRYAQQQAAAMGWVLNLDIQGHRVGDFPHSIHKAGDLGEFESCPSAGLWILEIQIAHPERPFGAFYEDLLV, encoded by the coding sequence ATGGACACCGAACACGGCAACACGCACGACAAGGAACGAGTGGGCGCGATCTTCGACAGCGCCGCGATGCTGCACGCACGCGCGATGACCTGGCAGGCGATCGAGCGCATCCGCGCGCAGATCCACCCGGGCATGCTGGAATCGCAGGCCCGCGCGCTGGGCCAGCGGACCCTGGTCGAACTGGGCATGGGCCGGATCTGGCATCCGCTGTTGATCCGCTTCGGCGCCAACACCCTCAAGACTTTTCGCGAACGCTCCGACGGCGATCCCGCGCTGGGCGAGAACGACATCTACTTCATCGACATGGGCGTGGTCTGGGACGGCCACGAGGGCGATTCGGGCGACACCTTCGTCACCGGCGACGACGCGCAGATGCACGCCTGCGCCGCGGCTGCGCGGACCTTGTACGACCGCGTCCACGACTACTGGAAACACGAACGCGTGGCCGGCCCGGCGTTGTACCGCTATGCGCAGCAGCAGGCCGCGGCGATGGGGTGGGTGCTCAACCTCGACATCCAGGGGCACCGGGTCGGCGATTTCCCGCATTCGATCCACAAGGCCGGCGACCTGGGTGAGTTCGAATCCTGCCCGTCGGCGGGGCTGTGGATTCTGGAAATTCAAATCGCTCACCCCGAACGGCCCTTCGGCGCGTTCTACGAGGACCTGCTGGTGTAG
- a CDS encoding type II secretion system protein GspG: MSKRIWKIAAGAVLVVACLILIGWVLSRALGGSRCTVSSRVRGQVATMGGKLQSFQCDQGFFPTTLQVLTDPKLPGGPYAKDAELRDSWGRPLYYNVERDEQRFVLFSLGHDGLIGGEDQDADIAYVGNRARVDDAQWWRRDANFQSPDCPKLESPPSVMTRPPQETAASSGACSEE, translated from the coding sequence ATGAGCAAACGCATCTGGAAGATCGCGGCCGGCGCAGTGCTGGTCGTCGCATGCCTGATCCTGATCGGTTGGGTGCTGAGCAGGGCGCTCGGTGGGTCGCGATGCACCGTCAGCAGCCGGGTCCGCGGCCAGGTAGCGACCATGGGCGGGAAGCTCCAGTCCTTTCAATGCGACCAGGGCTTCTTTCCCACGACCTTGCAGGTGCTGACCGACCCGAAGCTACCGGGAGGGCCGTATGCGAAAGACGCCGAACTGCGCGACAGCTGGGGTCGTCCGCTGTACTACAACGTGGAGCGCGATGAACAACGCTTCGTGCTGTTTTCGCTCGGCCACGACGGGCTGATCGGTGGCGAGGACCAGGATGCCGACATCGCCTACGTCGGCAACAGGGCCAGGGTCGACGACGCGCAATGGTGGCGCCGTGACGCGAACTTCCAATCGCCCGATTGCCCAAAATTAGAGTCGCCGCCGTCGGTGATGACGCGCCCGCCGCAAGAGACCGCAGCTTCGTCCGGCGCCTGCAGCGAAGAATGA
- a CDS encoding BCCT family transporter, translating to MVFRLSIVLLAALVAAGVLVPQSFNETIQHALSLTVARAGWLYLLIVFASLLFLLYLSLGRFADLRIGGDDAEPEFSRLSWLSMLFAAGMGIGLVFWGAAEPVSHYLHPPEGLDAQSMPAARASMRYVFFHWGLHPWAVYALVGLAMAWFQFNRNGRGQISDLLQPVIGRWHRRWPGQLIDVAAVVATAIGVATTLGFGTVQISAGLARVFGLSVTPALQLCVVAVAFVLYMASSLTGLHRGIKWLSNLNLALAALLLAFVLVAGPTSFIFETFTTTVGSYINQLPNMSLRMAPFSRDPWVGEWTIFYWAWWIAWAPFVGSFIARISRGRRVREFVFGVVLVPSLMSFVWFAAFGGSALWAQMFGGVDLAGALAQGYEQVLFALLESLPWAPLLMAAAIALLMLFFVTSADSATLVLASMSSEDRADPPLSRRAAWGVIQALIAVALLLAGGLDALQGVIIVAALPFALLLVLIMWSLYRVLDQDYLHKQREATRFRHAMQRWLARENDGVVPV from the coding sequence TTGGTTTTCCGACTTTCGATCGTCCTGCTCGCCGCACTGGTCGCCGCCGGCGTGCTGGTCCCGCAATCGTTCAACGAAACGATCCAGCACGCGCTGTCGCTGACCGTGGCGCGGGCCGGCTGGCTGTACCTGCTGATCGTGTTCGCCTCGCTGCTGTTCCTGCTGTATCTCTCGCTCGGCCGCTTCGCCGACCTGCGCATCGGCGGCGACGACGCCGAGCCGGAATTCTCGCGCCTGAGCTGGCTGTCGATGCTGTTCGCCGCCGGCATGGGCATCGGCCTGGTGTTCTGGGGCGCGGCCGAACCGGTGTCGCATTACCTGCATCCGCCCGAAGGCCTCGACGCGCAGAGCATGCCGGCCGCGCGCGCATCGATGCGCTACGTGTTCTTCCACTGGGGCCTGCACCCGTGGGCGGTGTACGCGCTGGTCGGCCTGGCGATGGCGTGGTTCCAGTTCAACCGCAACGGCCGCGGCCAGATCAGCGACCTGCTGCAACCGGTGATCGGCCGCTGGCATCGGCGCTGGCCGGGCCAGTTGATCGATGTCGCCGCGGTCGTCGCCACCGCGATCGGCGTGGCGACCACGCTGGGCTTCGGCACCGTGCAGATCAGCGCGGGGCTTGCGCGGGTGTTCGGACTGAGCGTGACCCCGGCGCTGCAACTGTGCGTGGTCGCGGTGGCGTTCGTGCTGTACATGGCCTCGAGCCTCACCGGCCTGCACCGCGGGATCAAATGGCTGAGCAATCTCAACCTCGCCCTGGCCGCGCTATTGCTCGCGTTCGTGCTGGTGGCCGGGCCGACCAGTTTCATCTTCGAGACCTTCACCACCACTGTGGGCAGCTACATCAACCAGTTGCCGAACATGAGCCTGCGCATGGCGCCGTTCTCGCGCGATCCCTGGGTCGGCGAGTGGACGATCTTCTACTGGGCGTGGTGGATCGCCTGGGCGCCGTTCGTGGGCAGCTTCATCGCCCGCATCTCGCGCGGCCGGCGCGTGCGCGAGTTCGTGTTCGGCGTGGTGCTGGTGCCTTCGCTGATGAGCTTCGTGTGGTTCGCCGCGTTCGGCGGCAGCGCGCTGTGGGCGCAGATGTTCGGCGGCGTCGATCTGGCCGGCGCCTTGGCCCAGGGCTACGAGCAGGTGCTGTTCGCCTTGCTCGAAAGCCTGCCGTGGGCGCCGTTGCTGATGGCCGCCGCGATCGCGTTGTTGATGCTGTTCTTCGTGACCTCGGCCGACTCGGCGACCCTGGTGCTGGCCAGCATGTCCAGCGAGGACCGCGCCGATCCGCCGCTGTCGCGGCGCGCGGCCTGGGGCGTGATCCAGGCCCTGATCGCGGTCGCGCTGCTGCTGGCCGGCGGCCTGGACGCGTTGCAGGGCGTGATCATCGTCGCCGCGTTGCCGTTCGCGCTGCTGCTGGTGCTGATCATGTGGTCGCTGTATCGCGTGCTCGATCAGGACTACCTGCACAAGCAGCGCGAGGCCACGCGCTTCCGGCATGCAATGCAGCGCTGGCTGGCGCGCGAGAACGACGGCGTCGTGCCGGTCTAG